The segment CCTGCGAGATAGGAATTAAACTAATGCAGCACACTCCCGGCAATACCGAGTCTTTCCAATTTGGTAATTgcaatagcatgattgattttgtcgaACGCCGCAGATAAATCAGGATAGATGACGTCCGTATGAGCACGATCCACTGAGCTTTCCGCAATATATGATGTGAGACAGAGCAGATTTATAGTGGTTGATCTACCTgcgatgaatccatgttgatcatcacttaagtattgtttgcagtgtgacAGCAGCGGAGTCATGATTACAAGCTCGAATAACTTCGAAGTGACATACAATGCTGAGGTTCCTCGGTAGTTATTAATGTCTTCCCGATCCCCTTTTCTAAAAACAGGAAGTATAAGGGCAGTTTTCCATACGGACGGAAATACCCCAGAAGTGAGAAAGAAACAATGTTataatcaatcggttttcctgtcacaggaagcaactaaaatggttTTGCCAGAAATTAAGCGTGATATGACtacttaatttttttaacttGATGCTTAAAgaggaaataaaaaccttttgaagagtgggcaatgtaataaaacctggaattgttacttgcgtTGTCGAGTGTCGGGGATCAAAGTCGCAGTTTTGTGTTTCAAGGCAAACTTGAAGGATACGAAATTTAGCGACTGCGGGTCGGTTTCCTTTTTTACTAGGGGTCCAAACAAaaaagtgagttttattgtactcttatggcggtttttatgaccaattttggtcttaaatgccctcataagagtgtaataagaCCCAAATTGTTAGTAGGGGGGACAACTCATGTAGCATCATATTATCATTTTATGCATATATGTATGTTGGATTCTTATGATTAACTGCACTAGCGCTGACGAAGATAGCTCTAAAGAGAATGTATTATACTTCGCATTTTTATTGAAACGCCTCTAGAGTCTAGGGATAAGCCAAAATCGCAGTGATTTACCATTAGTCTCTCACGGGAGCCCGAGAAAACTTGAAACTTTTTCGTCAATTTCGGCTGGTGCCGATTAATTATTCGAAATTATTCGTTCACCGAACGTTTCATGTTGGCATGTCACGCCGTTTTGTTGAAACTATAGTTACTTTACATTCAGGGCACCAATAGTGGGATAAAAAGTCAGTGATATTTGCTCTATAGCGGTCACCATTAACTATTACCttcaaacatcatttttaaagaaaattggAGCCAAAATTCCTCCGGCCCATAAAGTGGACCAAACAGTGACATTTGCACACAGTGCAAACAGTGATAATGGCACGAGGGTGAGCGGCCCTGTAGCCACAAGTTTACCGAGCCTACCTTGGCAAGCAAGCAAATTAAAGCCTTTCGAGTAAATTAAAACTACATTCCGCGCTTCCTGgctctactgtgttacctgactcataacgaatatacgttatatacggagGAGGGTCTTGTAACTcactaactttgtggtttttcgtttaattgatcatcaattcgaatagagcatacaaatatcaactagggtttatttctaattcccgtcgtagtaaggaaagccactctaattttctcatttcttaggtggatttaatgaatactccaaaagctctgctgctgatttgactcaaacacacttaccttccgatccgtgccctctgaattcactaaaaaacgattaataaagcatttggttgaaattacgcaactgactttatatcttaaattcgtcataccgttttaaaatccgtccataaaaatttttcatcgtccgaactaaaaatcataatgatgtttacgaagctagcgcgcatgtatttgtgtaagacagcatgacaaatgatattctgcaatatttctgtaccttatgcaagttttcccggctgcataataataacaatgcgttgcgtgagttacccagtaaaccatttggtttgtatatctcgattgcaactgaggtatacgaaatcatatcatgaacagtcatgaattgtatatgaagacacgcacgactgcaaaacaacttattgttcacttcgatttgacatactctaatcattatacaattccaatgtgaaaatgacatgaaaacaatttaatgtgaactttctattacgattgtGTGTTATCTGGGCGATGTCTGAGAAATTCAGAGATAGTAAAACGATCCACATTTCATATTATATGCAGAACATAATCACTGAGATGGAACGTCTCAGTTCAAATCAGAAATAAAAAGTTGCTTTCGACATAAACAACGATCATCCTCTGATAATATTCTCGTCGAGCATTATTTGCTATTTAACCCTTTTGTAGGAtatttattttctatatttgtAGAAAACACTGGGATTCATACTAAGACTAACCGCAACCATGCTTTGAGTGAAGCAATATGCAGAGATTAAGTTAGACTATTAGTTTTCAATGATAAATAACGATATATTAACAATCACTTGGCAATAATCAATATTCGAGCGAGCAAATAAGATGCCCGACCTAAAAACTCGTGATATTGGTAGGTTTATTCCGCTTCACATGCCCTTAGCTTCCATATAAAAGGAACCGGCCATATCTACCATGCACCTCCATTACAGGTGTAAAATATCTCGCTGCTGCTTTATGCTGAGCTTTGCTTTAACTTTTCCTGTTAGTATGCGAAATGTATAAAGCATTTGTCACTTAAACTTGGGACTGAGACTTTCGTGAAAATCTAGCATCTGGCATATCTGCGCCAAAAAGAACAATCGATAGTGATTTTCCGTTCATATTTGTGTTTCTTCCTGCGGAGGAGATTTAATCCTACTCCTATAATTTATCAGATTTGCTTAgagaatattttataaattttttatgatgccattTCCACCCAACGGCAAGCAGTTTTAATTATTTACGCTTAGTCTCAACATGCTTGCAGTGTGCACATAAATGTGTATTTCTTTTTATATTGTTTCGTGGAATGGTTATTTTCCTCTTTTGATTGGATTTAGCAACCATTACTGGTTTGTTGGCGTTGTTATGATGGGCTGGCGATGGCCGTTCGTGCTACTTTGACTGAGACTTCATCCTTAAATTTATAAGTATTGGATCGTTTGGGGATTCGCTGATTTGGAATTCCATTCGGGTAAACAAATTTACATGGTTTCCCGATTTTCGTGCCGGATTAAATATGCAAACGTcgattcagaaaaaaatatgctCGCGGCGGACGCTGTCGCGCGGTCTGTAACAAAGCACTTTGACAGACAAATTATGATTCCGTGTATTCCGAACGGGTAGTCCATACACTACCTTTTCTCCTGTTGTCATTCCCGAACTAATTCAAGCGCGAGAAGAGCGGTGTGCAAAAAGTGACGGACGCGTGTTTGTTTGCAGATGTTCTCGTTGTCGAGTGGCGAAGCGCGCCACCCGCCATCCCGTCTGCACGTTGCATTACCAGGAAAGGAAAGTCAAGGAAAAACATATTTACTCCCAGGCTTACCAGAAATACAGCAGGAAAGCTGGCAGGTAGTGGCGACGTGCGGGTACTAGGGGTAGTTAGCGTAAACGTAGCATAAAGCCATGAGCTTGCCGCTCTGCACTGGAAGAATAAAGGTGTTTAGTTTGTGGAAACTATGTACATTGCCTTGTCTGGATGTTTACGGGAGTGTTTTTAACTTCTGTTAATTTTTTTAGTAACTGGAAAAAAGTACTTTCTGGGAATTTATGCAATTGTGCGGCCCGTAGAATACCACAAATTATAAAACTCGTCGCGGTGCATAACGTTTTATTTCCtctctttttttgttatttacctAATGAACATAATATAAAgtgaaaatatcgattttttaCGAATTTTTTAACTTATTGCCGAGATTCTGGTAGTATGAATTTCATTCACACACATTCAATTTCACGAACAGTCTGCTACTAAATCCGTTAATTACGGTTGGTGTCCCGTTACATGGCTTCCTTATTTGCATATACGTATACCTTACTTTGCTTCCGAAGGGCCAACCAACACCATTTTCCAATGTCTATCCGTTTTGCAGATGCTCATTTTGCAACTGGCTAAATTAACAGGTTGGTATATAATGCCGTCATTACCGTAGTATTATCTCAGTTTTGGCCTTTATGCTGCCAGGCCATTTTCAATAAGGCACCTTTCATTTATAATGAAGCGGCAGGGATACACTGCGGCACCGGACTGATATATCGAACAACAAGATACAGCATAGTGACCCAAAATGAAGACCTGCGCGAGCAGAAAATAGGCTCTTTACTCCGATGTAAATAACATCGTGACTGAATGGATGGTAAAAATGTAGGCTTCCAGTCAACTGCATGGTCACGTAGCCAGGGGGAAGGGGTCAAGCTGTTGCTGATGCTATTGTTCGCCTTTTTGTATAGGTTTATCCTCTCGCGGATTAACCTTTCAATCAGTCGGTGTCAAAAAAGTGCACACTCGCTTTAGTTTGGAGCGCTACGTGACCCGCTCTCAACCAGTGGCTATCTAGCTGGACCTGGACAGTAGCCAATTTTGTACAGACTGAGGGGCGTCAGTCATAGAATATAACTatcaaaatgataaaaagaTTTCCCCGTAAACCGGATCCAGGGCAAAGGATATTGCCGTATGTCCGTCCATATAGAGAAAATTTCCAATTGAATGGCGAAGTAATTATAGAAATTATGTACGGTAGAGTATCATTATTGCACGGGTGACAGCAGGTTATCCTAATAAAACGAAAGCCAAATAAAAGTTAGCAGAAAATTACAACAGCAGAAAACATAGAATGGCCGGGTTACAAGGTCATACATTTTTCGTTAGCCTTTTCAAGGGATAATGTTGTCATCAGTAGTGTTATGTTTACATATTATTTATTGCAGTATGATGCTGCAAAGCTTGGGCACTCAGGGGGACTAGGAATAAGTAGATAGCTGTTATCTAAATAACGGTGCTTTGTTTCCGCCGAAGAATGCTTCCATAGTCGTAGAAAGCAGCAATTGGATCGAGGCCATAATAGAGTTTTCTTTTATTCTGCTGCACGGAAAGAGCGCTACGTCCAATCGCATCATTTGTTTCATCTATTTTATATAGGAGACGTATATTATGAGAATTCCTTTCGGGCTTTTTCTATATGCAGGGTTCAGTTTTATAGCATCTGCGATTTAGACATCAGTTGTAGTCTAAGAAAACGATTGAAGCAAGTTTGAAAATTGTAAACTATGCTTATTATTTAAAGATTATTTAATTAATTATATATATCAGCATCAGCACTATAACTCGAGCGGAATATTAGTCGATAAGTCAAGCTTCACGTTAATTCGTATTTACAATACTCGCCGTTTTATAATTTATCTACTTGATGGAAGAACCGGGAACTCAATAAAGTAAGGGAATTGTGTGAGAAAAGGTACGGCATAAACAGAACATTTTTCACTCCCGAAGGTATGCTCAACTATCAGCGCAACCTCATATAAAACGAATAGCAAGTCTTCTGCTTTCGATGGAGTTTTGATTTCACGTATGAAGCGGGTTGTTTCTTGCACCGCGGTGGACTCAAGAgacataaatataaaaaatactgCATTGTCAAAGATACGACAGAAATTTTCTAGGAGCGTATAGTTAAACTCCGTGCCATTTACTTACTTGCCTTTATACTTTTTTAATGAATTTGCGTTTCCTAATAGTCTAAAGCGAAgcataaatactattttttttatttggcagatttcgcagccattagagtacaggacaattgcagagctAGTGTTACGATCAGGGAATCAACATATCGTTGTTtataaacaacaaaaatgaagagttattctctgcctataaaacaaacatacgtagcaaccagaatgtatcacgacaACAAAATAAAGGGACAAACTAATGTCACTTGGCGGGGATAAGTAGGACaactttcgatgagaatatattttgatacacactcgctctcacaagcgctttATTTAGTGTTACaggcataaaataaaatatgtgtttgtcGCAAATCGACTGGTTCAAGACgatactttatcagcaacttgaacaaaagggacaaacagcaaaaacttaAGAAAAAGACTAGCTGGCTTTGACCCAAAGTCTGGTGTGCAATGCTTACCACTGGTaagttaccaacgttaccttggtaactaccaaacacttGCGCTGCGGACAGAGTGCGGCATGATTAGGTTTGTGTTAGACTAAATCAAGTGGGAGGTATGCCTATTTACTAAAACCGTGTTTGTGTTATGTAGCCTAATTaattaaaaacatttgtttcgtgggaaagttgaaaaattctTGAAAACTAGGACAAAACTTGAGCActagagcagcggttcccaaataaAGGTTCGCGAATAATTTGGCATGAATGGCAGACGTTATATTCTTTGGGTTGAGCATCGAATTCAATATCTTGTGAATATATTTTGCTTTACGTGCTTTTACTGACCTCTTCTACTCCCCGTGTACCCGTAGATGACTCACCCCGAACGTGGCTACGTCGAGCTTCTGCTTTGGCTGCTTCGCCTGGTTGTCCACTCTTCGATGAATCATCGCAGATGTTCCGACTCGGAACTCTGAATGGCTTCTCCGACTCGCCGCCGGCTCCCGCGTGCTTGTAGGGTGTCCGACCCTGATTTCCCGGCTTCCAATCACTACGCGCTCGCACCCAGGCGCTGATTGTCGTGGAGCGTGTTTTGGTTTCAACAACGATACCGTGTCAAGCCGCGCACTTGTTGCCACATTAAAGCGGGTAGTAGCTTGCTCACACCCAGTGACTGATCGCCTCGGAGCGATTTCGCGTTTCTTCACCACAATTTCGTCATGCACTTGTTAGCGTACGAAGTTGTGCACGGACACTAATCGTCGCGAAGCGATGTCGTTTCTGCCACATTTCTTCACAGGCTGCAGCCGGTGGAATGACGACGATTTTTACGATGAATTGCCCATGTGGATGCTCCTATGCGGGGATGATCTTTTTAGGCCGTACAATGAAAAAACGGCGCTCTCGTGTTAGTGATCGTCCGAACCGTATGTATCACACACCAATACTCGAGAACCGTGGCGCGAACGACCTAGACTTGTTCTTTGCGACACTTTTACCGGAGCACGTTTTTCGCATACGGAGGCACGTCTGCCTTATCGCGTAGTTCGAACAAAAGAGAGCGTAAAAATTGATCGGAATTCTTCTTGTCAGCATAAGCCTCTTCTTTTCTCATTGACgacattaaacgatctcttgcacactcatataAATGCCCATacgtacgtgtgggtgaaaatctgccaaaatgttttgatctcttgcgctttttgagaacttcctattccgcttcacccctataataaacttttggaggtggcagcaacttacgttcgtcaacgcgatttGTCTTTTGACAGTCAGTGCTACCAGTTTTATTCACGAAATGTTTCATACCACGTTATATTAGGTTACCTCAATTCGAGTTGAAATTACACAAACGTTATTATCTGTTAGCGTAGACAATAGAGATGTCACATTTTTACAAATCAGTACAAATACGATACGGGTTAGTTTGGAGCCATTGTTGCGTCCATCGGCAGATTTATTGGATGAGCGGAGAAAAGCGAAAGCCAGCATTGAGAGGGcacgaaccagatcggctgggTTAACCCCGTTAAATCCGTCAACGATACAGTGGGCTGGAGAGGTCTTTTAAAATTCTTGTAGACGGGGCAAGAGTGCCTGTGTTAACTCTCTAGTTGAGGAGGGAGAATGAAAAAGGATCGCCGCCAATGAAGCACTGCAAACGTTAGAGGATTCCAGAGCTATCCTAGATTTGGTCTATTGTCAATAGCCCCAACTCGTATCTCACAAGACTCCAGCCCTATCTCATGCCAGCAGTGACCCTTATAGGGTCAGACAAGACGCCATTGTGCAACTCCTTCACGAGAACACTTCACGAGTAAGGTAAGGCTGTATGCCCCACTTAAgaacgttacgttacgttaattaacgttacaactacgaataaacttgcatagtaggctggtTTCAACGAATTTTAACGTTTCTCGTTAGTTTTGCAGTTTAATTGATGCTAGTTTGGGAATAAACGAACTAGGGCGTATTGCCCAGCTGGGTCACATTTTCTACATGTCCCCTACTGAACTTCGATGAGAAGGACAAGCTTATGTGGAACTCCTCTGTGCCTAAGTACACCCAAATgtttttcgtgattgagtcggtcttTTCAAATCACCGATCATCAACCGAAGAgaatcctggaattcgttgatctgctccaatatgatGCGAAGCGTTGTGATAGAGTCTACACTTGACCTGCCAACACGGAATCCAGTGTGCTACCGCCGGAGTGTAGCGTTgctcttctcctggatccggtggAGAATTACCTTACAAAGTACTTTGAAAGTGATACAGAGCAACATGATGCCACATCAGTTATCGCATTCAATTAGGTCTCGTTTTTAAaagactttgaccaatatagcTTGCATCCAGCCCACCGGAAAAGTTCCTTCGTCGACTAGGGacttagtccaggctctcttgcctCGCATACAAATTCGTTTAACAGCGCTCTCTAGTTCGGCGTAttgttgacgggcagctgtcttagccgctcTGGTTCACGCTCGCTGAATACCGGTTTTTGCCTCTCTCCGTTCGTCGATCtacctccaagtttcatccgaaatacATTTGCTCCGTCCGCTGCGCACTTTACCGAGGGTTTCGTctctggtcgtgatgaaggcgttcttgatgccggtccagtgttcttcgacggttccactagCTGGTAACTTCGTGGctcggaattcaaatttttcgaCAAAATTCCTTTTCACCGGCGAACGTCGTAACGACATCCTACTTTcgcctcccgtcgttggacacgagCGACGTATAAACGTATCTGGTTCCAAAGATATAGTATACCGTAAAACATATAAACGATGAAGTCCAGCCGTGCACATACCTTGCTTGCAAAGGTATGTGAAATTCAATAAGTTCAAAAATTTAGCTAATCTAAACTCATTGGTGGAACCAGGGTGGGGGCtaggggggctaagccctccctaggagagatttagcccaCCCTAGAAAATGGacctggccgaccaaataaaatggttgaaaaaaatgCTGCGGGCTATAGCACCCCTCTAAAAATAAGCGCCAGTTTCGCCAACTAAACTCAATCGTAAAAAACTTATAAAAATGAACAATGCAAACAGTGTAGATAGGCATGATTTCTGAATGATAATATTCGAGGAAATTGAAAGATAAtttttctttaacatataccCTCTTAAAAAGCTTTTCCATGCACTTTCACGCGATGTATTGATCTGGCCATGAAATAAAAACGTGATGTAGATACATGTGATCGTCTCCTTAAATGTTTTTGGTGCTTCCCTGCAGATGTATGACACACACATGTTATAACACATGTTGATTTAATAAAACGATAAAATACTGCAAAGATAAAACCACTTTTTAAATGCGGGATAAAAGATTTAGTAAGAACTTATTCTTTTACATTTGTTTGAAACATTAGTTGAACGGCTGTGGTATGAAGCGAACATGAATCAATATAGCGGGTCAACACGGATTACAACGTAGAATAGGAACCATGGAAGCAACCAACAGTTGACATCCTTTTTGggtttgttcagtttcgtttcaTCATGAATTGTTGACGACCGGATATTTACATAAACGTAAATGTTTTATTGGACTAATAAAGGAaacaaaattgactgaatttttTGGGGGTCGGGAAACGTCATCCATCAGCGCACCCTTTCTAAACGTTGATGGAAAACTGTGACACTCTATCCGTGAACCTTTGAGAATTTTCCTCATCCCTTAAATAATCATAGGGACCGAGACTGATACATCTTCTACCTCAATTTATGCCTTTTATTAAAGTTCCGGCAAATAGGTGTGGGAAGGAAGACACGGAAACTTTTTCGTTTGTATTTGCATGCGAACGCCATTAATGATTAGCTCACAGCGGCATTTGCTTTTTGGCATTTTACTAAGTGGTAGGttctttaaaatcagtttttaggGGTCGAAATTAAAGTTTCAAAAACTGGTACCTATTAGAGAACTACGTATGAACCTGTGGAATTCTATTGGTGATTGGAATTAAAGTTTTCATTTTGGAATGTGACATGTACTGAAAAATAATGATAGTCTCGTTGCTTTTCTAACCATTACCCTCTATTTTcggaaaataaatttcaatttttaaatttttgattcaaTTCTGTCTCCTGCCACATAATGTATTATACCATATAAATAATAactaatcaaaaatttaaatttacagtAGGTATTGGCATATGTTGCAGGCCTGTGAATTGAGAAAGGGTTGTGGGGTGGAAATCTCCCAATGATTCTTTATTGGAAATAGCTATCTGTGCTTTTCTATAGTTAACGATTTATTTTGAAGGAGGCGCATGGTATTCCACTCCATAATCCACTGCGAACGAGTTGAAACTTGTccattggaaaatgaaaaatgcagCTCGAATAACATTATCCTGtaccgaatttttatttttcttaaaaaagctttaaaattttaaatttcgaaaaaaCATTATTTATTTGTGGAAAATATAAACTTTCGTCACACtgctaatttaatttttttatgctcTGTAAATATTTTCGACCAAAGTTAGCACGGAGGTTTACATTCCAAGACACACACCGGGAAAGAAACTttcataaaattattaaaaacttATTATCCATAATTGTAGCATTCATCAAAATTATGACAGCATTATCTTCTCCCCTTCATGCCGTTTCCATTCGGCGTAACTCAAATGGCACAGAGAATCAAATTTACCATAGCAACATCCATTAGCAAATGTCACTGACTGTCAATAAAGTCTTCTGCTCTGTTACTCTTGGCGCCACTGGGAAATGGTTTCATGCTTGTTGTGGTTAGTGCAATGTCTCAGAGCTTCAATGCCATAGCCACGTTATTCTAAAACTATATTTCCGAAATATAAGCATCGCTAGTTGAGAATCTACATTGGTAATTCCCAACGACGcatgtaaaatgcatgtaaaactaaacaaaaatcCACAGCTAGCTCCATAGACAAAATACATATTTCACATGACCGTAAGTTCAAGCTCGTCCGCACCAATCTCACCACACTCTTTGAGGTCGTTCTAACGTGGCAAACAAGTTTGTAAACCGTTAGGTTAGGTTAGGTTTTTTCTTCCGCAGTATTTGCATTAAATAAACATTAGTGTAACGTTTTACTTATTTAGTTACTTCCCTCTACAAGTCCCGTTCTATTACACGTATGAGACAGGGTTAGATGCGCTcctaaagatgtgatgcgaaaCAGGAAACTAGCCCAATGCAATAGGAGCCAAGCAGCTCGATGGTTATCGGAAATCAAAGCACGAATTGCGTTTGAATAAATTTACGCTTGAGAATGGCGAGCgatgaaaactaaaaataaaccaCGACGGCAAAAGAAACATTACCAACAAAAAAAGCAATATACATATCAGACGCGTAGGGTTTTTCTTTCTATTCGCGATTAAACTAACCACCCAGAGAGTTGTAATTGTGTATAGAATATGATTTATACCTACAGTGAAATTAATTGTAATCTAACGTTAGGATAAACATGTCAGGAGAAGTTATTCTAACGTTCGGAAGTGTTGATAAAAAAACATCGACATAGCAGAGGCAATTTGAAACTGAAGATTAGAATGTGTTCATTgaatacttttctatcaaatacaTATCATAAATCAGAAACTTGAAATGTGATCATATAATGAGAATAAGCTGAAGCATTTAAAGAAACCCGTTAGTAAATATTTCACAAAAAGTTTCTAAATTCAACATTAATCAGACTACGAATATAATCAAGCATCAAGTTGTGTTATTTTTGACTTGACGTGAAACTATGTCTACatgtttgaaatctgttcttTGTTACTGTCACTGTGCTGGGCTCATCCTTTTCATGCTGTTGCTAATAAGTGCTAGCTCTCAAACTTGCTGTTACTATCGAAAAACTGATTACTGCACGGTACGGAGGTGTTTATTGAGATAATTCAGATTCAGAGATTTAATAAGCTGGAGTTTGATTTTCCAAGAAACATATTCAACAATTACATCAATTCAACAGGCTAGCTGATATCGAGTTCATCAAGTACCATGTACTCTCCTTTAATaacgaaaatattttattgatgtTTTCAAGCTATGCataattaaattattaatttattactgaagagcaaacaaaaataaaactagtGAAAATCAATTAAAACCTACTCACGTGGATATTCTTTACACAAAGTAGACGAAAATAGTGTATTAATATGTATAATACAAATGAAAGACTGCTAAGTTGACTAACTAACTGAACTCGAGAACAACAAGCGCGTT is part of the Sabethes cyaneus chromosome 2, idSabCyanKW18_F2, whole genome shotgun sequence genome and harbors:
- the LOC128736065 gene encoding uncharacterized protein LOC128736065 → MTPLLSHCKQYLSDDQHGFIAGRSTTINLLCLTSYIAESSVDRAHTDVIYPDLSAAFDKINHAIAITKLERLGCKLIVTVKGFQFNAFSASFGIPQGSHLGPVIFLLYFNDVSHVLKGPVYPTLMI